In a single window of the Melissococcus plutonius ATCC 35311 genome:
- a CDS encoding adenylate kinase yields MNLILMGLPGAGKGTQAEKIIAAYNIPHISTGDMFRIAMKNKTALGLKAKSYMDKGELVPDEVTNGIVKERLAQLDTEKGFLLDGFPRTLDQAKTLDVIMKDLNKKIDAVIDIHVNEELLIERLAGRFMCRSCGATYHKIFNPPQTDETCDRCGGHEFYQREDDKPETVKKRLTVNINNSLPIVDYYDNQKVLYKVDGNNDIDVVSSEINKIIDK; encoded by the coding sequence ATGAATCTCATCTTAATGGGTTTACCAGGTGCTGGAAAGGGAACACAGGCAGAAAAAATTATTGCTGCTTATAATATTCCTCATATTTCAACTGGTGATATGTTTCGAATAGCAATGAAAAATAAAACAGCACTGGGATTAAAAGCAAAATCATATATGGATAAGGGCGAACTGGTACCAGATGAAGTAACAAATGGTATTGTAAAAGAACGCTTGGCACAACTAGACACAGAAAAAGGGTTTTTGTTGGATGGGTTTCCAAGAACGCTTGATCAAGCAAAAACACTTGATGTCATTATGAAAGATTTAAATAAAAAAATAGATGCTGTTATCGATATTCATGTAAATGAAGAATTATTGATTGAACGCTTGGCTGGACGCTTTATGTGTCGTTCTTGTGGCGCAACATATCATAAGATTTTCAATCCACCACAAACTGATGAGACTTGTGATCGTTGTGGTGGTCATGAATTTTATCAAAGAGAAGATGACAAACCAGAAACGGTCAAAAAACGTTTAACTGTCAATATTAACAATAGCCTACCAATTGTTGATTATTATGATAATCAGAAAGTATTGTATAAGGTTGATGGCAATAATGATATTGATGTTGTCTCCTCAGAAATAAATAAAATTATTGATAAATAA
- the infA gene encoding translation initiation factor IF-1, with protein MAKDDMIEIEGTVVETLPNAMFKVELENGHEVLAHVSGKIRMHYIRILPGDKVTVELSPYDLTRGRITYRFK; from the coding sequence GTGGCAAAAGATGATATGATTGAAATTGAAGGTACAGTCGTCGAAACTTTGCCGAATGCAATGTTTAAAGTTGAATTAGAAAATGGCCATGAAGTACTTGCTCATGTTTCTGGAAAAATTCGTATGCATTACATTCGAATATTACCAGGAGATAAGGTAACTGTAGAGTTGTCGCCATATGATTTAACTCGTGGTCGAATCACTTATCGCTTTAAATAA
- the rpmJ gene encoding 50S ribosomal protein L36, whose translation MKVRPSVKPMCEHCKVIRRNGRVMVICSANPKHKQRQG comes from the coding sequence ATGAAAGTAAGACCATCAGTAAAACCAATGTGTGAACATTGTAAAGTAATTCGCCGTAATGGACGTGTTATGGTCATTTGCTCAGCAAATCCAAAACATAAACAACGTCAAGGATAA
- the rpsM gene encoding 30S ribosomal protein S13, whose protein sequence is MARIAGVDIPRDKRVVVSLTYIYGIGNTTAKKILADAGVSEDVRVRDLTNEQTDAIRAQVDNLKVEGDLRREVNLNIKRLIEIGSYRGIRHRRGLPVRGQNTKNNARTRKGPARTIAGKKK, encoded by the coding sequence ATGGCTCGTATTGCAGGAGTAGATATTCCTCGTGATAAACGTGTAGTAGTTTCACTTACTTATATTTATGGTATTGGAAATACTACTGCAAAAAAAATATTGGCAGATGCTGGTGTATCTGAAGATGTTCGTGTACGTGATTTAACCAATGAACAGACAGATGCGATCCGCGCACAAGTGGACAATTTAAAGGTTGAAGGCGATCTTAGACGCGAAGTAAACCTAAACATTAAACGTTTAATAGAAATTGGTTCTTATCGTGGTATTCGTCATCGTCGTGGATTACCTGTTCGTGGACAAAATACTAAAAACAATGCACGTACTCGTAAAGGTCCAGCTCGTACGATAGCAGGCAAGAAAAAATAA
- the rpsK gene encoding 30S ribosomal protein S11 encodes MAVKKVSRKRRVKKNIEAGIAHIHSTFNNTIVMITDSHGNALAWSSAGALGFKGSKKSTPFAAQMAAEAATKAAMEHGLKTVEVTVKGPGSGREAAIRSLQATGLEVTAIRDVTPVPHNGCRPPKRRRV; translated from the coding sequence ATGGCAGTAAAAAAAGTTAGTCGTAAACGCCGTGTAAAAAAGAATATAGAAGCAGGGATTGCACATATCCATTCTACATTCAATAATACAATTGTAATGATTACTGACAGTCACGGAAACGCTTTGGCATGGTCATCAGCAGGAGCTTTGGGTTTTAAAGGTAGTAAAAAATCAACACCTTTTGCCGCTCAAATGGCTGCAGAAGCTGCAACTAAAGCAGCAATGGAACATGGATTGAAAACTGTTGAAGTTACCGTAAAAGGACCAGGTTCTGGACGTGAAGCAGCAATTCGTTCATTACAAGCAACTGGTTTAGAGGTAACAGCAATTCGTGACGTAACTCCAGTCCCTCATAATGGATGTCGCCCTCCAAAACGCCGTCGTGTTTAA
- a CDS encoding DNA-directed RNA polymerase subunit alpha, giving the protein MIEFEKPRIKKIDEDRDYGKFIVEPLERGYGTTLGNSLRRILLSSLPGAAITNIQIDGVLHEFSTVPGVREDVTQIILNIKGLALKLYGEGEKTLEIDITGPTTVTAGDIIVDSDVEILNKDMVICNVSEKATFHARLTVKPGRGYVQADENKKEDMPIGVLPVDSIYTPVRRVNYQVENTRVGRHDDFDKLTMEIWTDGSIIPQEALSLAAKIMTEHLDIFVNLTDEAKNAEIMIEKEETQKEKMLEMTIEELDLSVRSYNCLKRAGINTVQELTNKSEPEMIKVRNLGRKSLEEVKLKLHDLGLGLRKDD; this is encoded by the coding sequence ATGATTGAATTTGAAAAACCAAGAATTAAAAAAATTGATGAAGATAGAGATTATGGTAAGTTCATTGTAGAACCATTGGAAAGAGGCTATGGAACTACTTTAGGAAATTCTCTACGTCGTATTTTATTATCTTCTTTACCAGGAGCTGCTATTACCAATATTCAAATTGATGGTGTTTTACATGAATTTTCAACCGTTCCAGGTGTTAGAGAAGACGTGACCCAAATTATTTTGAATATTAAAGGCCTAGCATTAAAACTATATGGTGAAGGAGAAAAAACCCTTGAAATCGATATTACAGGACCTACTACAGTAACTGCCGGTGATATTATTGTTGACAGTGATGTAGAAATTCTTAATAAAGATATGGTTATATGCAACGTTTCGGAAAAAGCTACTTTCCATGCTCGTTTAACAGTGAAACCAGGTCGTGGCTATGTTCAAGCTGACGAAAATAAAAAGGAAGATATGCCTATCGGTGTTCTCCCAGTTGACTCTATTTATACACCAGTTCGTCGTGTGAACTATCAAGTAGAAAATACACGTGTAGGTCGACATGATGATTTTGATAAATTAACAATGGAAATATGGACAGATGGCTCTATCATTCCTCAAGAAGCGTTAAGTCTAGCAGCAAAAATTATGACTGAACATTTAGATATTTTTGTTAATCTAACAGATGAAGCAAAAAATGCTGAGATCATGATTGAAAAAGAAGAAACGCAAAAAGAGAAAATGTTAGAAATGACAATCGAAGAACTAGATTTATCTGTTCGATCCTATAACTGTTTAAAACGTGCAGGTATTAATACCGTACAAGAACTTACAAATAAATCTGAACCAGAAATGATAAAAGTACGTAATTTAGGACGTAAATCTCTTGAAGAAGTGAAGTTAAAATTACATGACTTAGGTTTAGGCTTACGTAAAGATGATTAA
- the rplQ gene encoding 50S ribosomal protein L17 — MSYRKLGRTSSQRKAMLRDLTTDLIINERIVTTEARAKEVRSTAEKMITLGKSGDLHARRQAAAFVRNEVASVHEEEDTIVVESALQKLFNNLAPRYEERKGGYTRILKTEPRRGDAAPMVILELV; from the coding sequence GTGAGTTATCGTAAATTAGGACGCACATCTAGTCAACGTAAGGCAATGTTGCGTGATTTAACGACTGATTTAATTATTAATGAACGAATTGTTACGACAGAAGCTCGTGCAAAAGAAGTTCGTTCAACAGCAGAAAAAATGATTACTTTAGGTAAAAGTGGAGATCTTCACGCTCGTAGACAAGCAGCTGCTTTTGTACGTAACGAAGTTGCTAGCGTGCATGAAGAAGAAGATACAATTGTTGTTGAATCAGCATTGCAAAAATTATTTAATAATTTAGCACCTCGTTATGAAGAACGTAAGGGCGGTTATACACGTATCTTAAAAACAGAACCAAGACGTGGCGATGCTGCACCTATGGTAATCTTGGAACTTGTCTAA
- a CDS encoding energy-coupling factor ABC transporter ATP-binding protein produces MQPIIELKNISFSYQPEDTPILKNISFSIKKGEWIAIVGHNGSGKSTLAKTINGLLLPDEGDVIIDGNKLNEANIWEIRQKVGMVFQNPDNQFVGATVEDDIAFGLENQGIPRDEMVLRVKNALEKVRMTEFVTREPAHLSGGQKQRVAIAGIVALRPAIIILDEATSMLDPEGREEVIATIRAIKEKNNLTVISITHDISEATHADRILVMKQGELIKVDTPKQIFANEDQLANWGLDIPFSEKLKKALKKYDIELPEEYLPEERLVDWLWTFVLNK; encoded by the coding sequence ATGCAACCAATTATTGAATTAAAAAATATTAGTTTTAGTTATCAGCCTGAAGATACACCGATATTGAAAAATATCTCTTTTTCTATTAAAAAAGGCGAATGGATTGCAATTGTTGGACATAATGGTTCCGGAAAATCTACCTTAGCAAAGACAATTAATGGTCTATTATTACCTGATGAAGGTGATGTTATCATTGATGGAAATAAATTAAATGAAGCAAATATTTGGGAAATACGTCAAAAGGTTGGTATGGTTTTTCAAAATCCTGACAATCAGTTTGTCGGTGCGACGGTCGAAGATGATATTGCTTTTGGGTTAGAGAACCAAGGAATCCCAAGAGATGAAATGGTATTACGAGTAAAAAATGCTTTAGAGAAAGTCCGTATGACAGAATTTGTAACACGTGAACCTGCACATCTGTCTGGTGGACAGAAACAGCGAGTAGCCATTGCAGGTATTGTTGCATTACGTCCTGCTATCATCATTTTAGATGAAGCAACTAGCATGTTAGATCCAGAAGGTAGAGAGGAAGTAATTGCTACCATTCGTGCTATAAAGGAGAAAAACAATCTAACGGTTATTTCTATTACACATGATATTTCTGAAGCAACACATGCAGATAGAATTTTAGTTATGAAACAAGGTGAGTTAATCAAAGTAGATACACCTAAACAAATTTTTGCAAATGAAGATCAGTTAGCAAACTGGGGACTTGATATTCCATTCTCAGAAAAATTGAAAAAAGCACTAAAAAAATATGATATTGAATTACCAGAAGAGTATTTACCAGAAGAAAGGTTGGTGGATTGGTTATGGACATTCGTTTTGAACAAGTAG
- a CDS encoding energy-coupling factor ABC transporter ATP-binding protein yields the protein MDIRFEQVGFTYQPHTPFEQQALDDINLTIKEGSYTAIIGHTGSGKSTLLQHLNALIKPTTGKVIIGERTITSETNNKNLKPIRKKVGIVFQFPESQLFEETVQKDIAFGPKNFGVPEKKANLLAEKMLSYVGLDESYLTRSPFSLSGGQMRRVAIAGVLAMEPEVLVLDEPTAGLDPQGRKEIMEMFWRLHQEKKITIILVTHLMEGAANFADQIVVLEKGRIVKSGSPKEVFQQVDWLKEKHLGLPPATEFADKLLKKGMAFSTLPLTENELASEIINYMKNRVKKNDE from the coding sequence ATGGACATTCGTTTTGAACAAGTAGGATTTACCTATCAACCACACACACCTTTTGAGCAACAAGCATTAGATGATATTAATCTAACCATTAAAGAAGGTTCCTACACAGCAATCATTGGCCATACAGGTAGCGGAAAATCTACCTTATTACAACATTTAAATGCACTTATTAAACCAACAACAGGTAAGGTAATCATTGGTGAGAGAACAATTACATCAGAAACAAATAATAAAAATTTAAAGCCTATTCGAAAAAAGGTTGGTATTGTTTTTCAATTTCCGGAATCTCAGCTTTTTGAAGAAACCGTGCAAAAGGATATTGCTTTTGGTCCCAAAAATTTTGGTGTTCCTGAAAAGAAAGCGAATTTATTAGCAGAAAAAATGCTTTCATATGTTGGTTTAGATGAAAGTTATTTAACTAGGTCTCCTTTTTCATTATCTGGTGGACAAATGCGTCGGGTAGCTATTGCAGGTGTGCTGGCAATGGAGCCAGAAGTATTGGTTTTAGATGAACCAACTGCAGGATTAGATCCTCAAGGAAGAAAAGAAATAATGGAAATGTTCTGGCGATTACATCAGGAAAAGAAAATAACTATTATACTGGTAACACATTTAATGGAAGGTGCAGCAAATTTTGCTGATCAAATTGTTGTTTTGGAGAAAGGAAGAATTGTTAAATCCGGTTCACCTAAAGAAGTATTTCAGCAGGTTGATTGGTTAAAAGAGAAACATTTAGGACTTCCACCTGCAACCGAATTTGCTGATAAATTACTCAAGAAAGGGATGGCTTTTTCAACATTACCATTAACTGAGAATGAACTAGCTAGTGAAATAATAAATTATATGAAAAATCGGGTGAAAAAAAATGACGAATAA
- a CDS encoding energy-coupling factor transporter transmembrane component T family protein produces MTNKLIFGRYIPGNSFIHTLDPRTKLIASFYYILIIFLANNWQTYLLLAVFTFLAILLSKINLAFFVRGIRPLLWLILFTVSLQILFTRGGTTYWEWGIFSLTFNGIANGLLIFCRFVLIIFMSTLLTLTTSPLALADAIEYLLCPLKVIRFPVHEVSLMLSIALRFVPTLMDETEKIMNAQRARGVDFGEGSLIQKMKAVIPLLIPLFVSSFNRAEDLATAMEARGYQGGEGRTRYRILYWHKNDLVVLLFFVLLTVGLFILRS; encoded by the coding sequence ATGACGAATAAACTAATTTTTGGTCGCTATATTCCTGGTAATTCATTCATACACACGCTAGATCCACGAACAAAGTTAATTGCCAGTTTTTATTATATTCTTATTATTTTTTTGGCAAACAATTGGCAAACTTATTTATTGTTAGCAGTTTTTACTTTCTTAGCAATTCTTTTATCAAAAATTAATTTGGCCTTTTTTGTTCGAGGAATTCGACCACTTCTCTGGCTTATTCTTTTTACTGTTTCATTACAGATACTATTTACACGTGGAGGAACAACATACTGGGAATGGGGAATTTTTTCACTTACCTTTAATGGTATAGCAAACGGATTACTCATTTTTTGTCGTTTTGTATTAATTATATTTATGTCGACGCTTTTGACATTAACAACATCCCCATTAGCATTGGCAGATGCCATAGAATATCTATTATGTCCGCTTAAAGTCATTCGCTTTCCAGTTCATGAGGTTTCCCTAATGTTATCTATTGCTTTAAGATTTGTCCCAACATTGATGGATGAAACAGAAAAAATCATGAATGCGCAACGTGCTCGTGGTGTCGATTTTGGTGAGGGGAGCTTAATTCAAAAAATGAAGGCTGTTATTCCTTTATTGATTCCCTTATTTGTTAGTAGTTTTAACCGTGCTGAAGATCTGGCAACTGCTATGGAAGCTAGAGGCTATCAGGGAGGAGAAGGACGAACAAGATATCGCATATTATATTGGCATAAAAATGATCTAGTTGTCTTGCTGTTTTTTGTTTTATTAACAGTTGGATTATTTATATTAAGAAGTTAG
- the truA gene encoding tRNA pseudouridine(38-40) synthase TruA, translating into MPRYKAIIAYDGTNFNGFQSQINGRTVQDELEKTLYKLNNNQSITIFGSGRTDAGVHALGQVIHFDYLKARDVEKLRFALDTQSPADISVKKIEEVSNNFHARYHVIEKTYQFKIDTGKTRDPFRRFYASYFPHSIDLAKIEKALPDLLGEHDFTSFCAAGCSVDSKIRTIYEASVSQTSEDEIIFTFRGNGFLYKMVRIIVGTLLKIGQGKIKETAIPEIIAGKNRRLAGPTAHPEGLYLVQVIYEENSMKTIQNR; encoded by the coding sequence ATGCCGCGTTATAAAGCAATAATTGCTTATGATGGAACAAACTTTAATGGGTTTCAATCACAAATCAATGGACGTACTGTACAAGATGAATTAGAAAAAACGCTCTATAAATTAAATAACAATCAATCAATCACTATTTTTGGATCTGGTCGAACAGATGCAGGTGTTCATGCTTTAGGCCAGGTTATTCATTTCGATTATCTCAAAGCAAGAGACGTTGAGAAATTAAGATTTGCTCTAGACACCCAATCGCCAGCAGATATTTCGGTAAAAAAAATTGAAGAGGTATCTAATAACTTCCATGCTCGGTATCATGTTATAGAAAAAACATATCAATTTAAAATTGATACTGGCAAAACTAGAGATCCTTTTCGACGTTTCTATGCTAGTTATTTTCCACATTCGATCGATTTAGCTAAAATTGAAAAAGCATTGCCTGATTTATTAGGAGAACATGATTTTACTTCATTCTGTGCAGCTGGTTGTTCGGTAGATAGCAAAATAAGAACGATTTATGAAGCATCTGTTTCTCAAACATCAGAAGATGAAATTATTTTTACCTTTAGAGGAAATGGTTTTTTATATAAAATGGTAAGAATTATTGTAGGAACCCTGTTAAAAATCGGTCAAGGAAAAATAAAGGAAACAGCAATTCCAGAAATTATTGCAGGAAAAAATCGTCGTTTGGCTGGACCCACTGCACATCCAGAAGGATTGTACCTTGTTCAAGTTATTTACGAAGAAAATAGCATGAAAACTATACAAAACCGATAG
- the brnQ gene encoding branched-chain amino acid transport system II carrier protein encodes MKKELIWKDYLYIGSMLFGLFFGAGNLIFPVHLGQEAGAHVFVANLGFIITGVGLPFLGIIVMGISRSDSLIELADRIHHSYALIFTFLLTLTIGPLFAIPRLATTSFEIGFSSFFPKDSHPVILVVFSAMFFLLSWFFSKTPSKLLDYIGKVLNPLFLFFLAILLILAFIHPMGNITSAPIGEAYKQGAFFKGFTDGYNTLDALNSFLFAVVIISAIRRMGITESKEIAKDTIKSGTITVILMSIIYTLLAYVGTMSIGRFPISSNGGIALTQIATYYLGKGGLILLTLIVTLACLKTAIGLITACSGTFMQIFPKFSYKFFITFISIFACLFANIGLTNIIQFASPVLMFLCPLTITLMLLVVCGPFFNNRKEVYQITTFFTFLAAFLDMLNHMPSVIKENNLVAPILQSASKYLPLFSTGIGWIVPAIVGFILGLLWVKIFQNKKLIFKKMVK; translated from the coding sequence ATGAAGAAAGAATTAATCTGGAAAGATTATTTATATATAGGTTCTATGTTGTTTGGATTATTTTTTGGTGCAGGTAATCTTATCTTTCCTGTACATCTAGGACAAGAAGCAGGTGCCCATGTGTTTGTTGCCAATTTAGGTTTTATTATAACCGGCGTAGGCTTGCCATTTTTAGGCATTATTGTTATGGGAATTTCAAGAAGTGATAGCCTAATTGAATTAGCAGATCGTATTCATCATAGTTATGCTTTAATTTTTACGTTTCTGTTAACTCTAACGATTGGTCCATTGTTTGCTATTCCACGTTTAGCAACGACTTCTTTTGAAATTGGTTTCTCATCTTTTTTTCCAAAAGATAGTCACCCAGTTATTCTTGTTGTATTTTCAGCTATGTTTTTTCTGCTCTCTTGGTTTTTCTCAAAAACGCCTTCCAAATTATTAGATTATATTGGTAAGGTCTTAAATCCATTATTTTTATTCTTCCTAGCCATCTTGTTAATTTTAGCTTTTATTCATCCAATGGGCAATATCACTTCAGCTCCTATTGGTGAAGCTTATAAACAAGGCGCTTTTTTCAAAGGATTTACTGATGGATACAATACCTTAGATGCCTTGAATTCTTTTTTATTCGCAGTAGTTATTATTTCGGCAATTCGTAGAATGGGAATTACAGAATCAAAGGAGATTGCTAAAGATACCATTAAATCAGGTACCATTACAGTTATTTTAATGAGTATTATTTATACACTATTAGCCTACGTAGGTACTATGAGTATTGGACGTTTTCCTATCAGCTCAAATGGAGGTATTGCTTTAACTCAAATTGCTACCTATTATTTAGGTAAGGGTGGTCTCATTTTATTAACACTTATTGTTACTTTGGCCTGTCTAAAAACAGCAATTGGTCTAATCACTGCTTGTTCAGGAACATTTATGCAGATATTTCCCAAGTTTTCTTATAAATTTTTTATTACATTTATTAGTATTTTTGCTTGTTTATTTGCAAATATTGGCCTAACAAATATTATTCAATTTGCCTCACCAGTGTTAATGTTTCTATGTCCATTAACCATTACATTAATGTTACTTGTTGTCTGTGGTCCTTTTTTTAATAACCGAAAAGAAGTTTACCAAATAACGACTTTTTTTACCTTCCTTGCGGCTTTTCTTGATATGTTAAATCATATGCCTTCAGTTATTAAAGAGAACAATTTAGTGGCACCCATTCTACAAAGTGCATCAAAATATTTACCTTTATTTTCAACTGGAATAGGTTGGATAGTGCCAGCAATCGTTGGTTTTATTCTAGGTTTATTGTGGGTAAAAATTTTTCAAAATAAAAAATTAATCTTTAAAAAAATGGTAAAATAA
- the brnQ gene encoding branched-chain amino acid transport system II carrier protein has translation MKKKLTWKNYLYVGSMLFGLFFGAGNLIFPVHLGQEAGAHVFSANLGFLVTGIGLPFLGILVMGISQCNSSIELAERISRPYALIFTFILTLTLGPLFTIPRLATTSFEIGLAPFFQKSSHTVVLAVFSVIFFLFAWLFSKSPSKLLDYIGKFLNPLFLFFLAILLILAFIHPLGNISSAPIGDAYSTSAFFKGFTDGYNTLDALGSFMLAVVIISTIRGMGVTEPKDIAKDTIKSGIITVILMGVIYTLLAYVGTMSVGHFAISSNGGIALTQIATHYLGNGGLVLLATIVILACLKTAIGLITACSETFMKLFSNISYKFFILSISIFTCLFANVGLTNIIQFSLPVLMFLYPLTITLMLLALFGSLFNNRKEVYQITTLFTFFAAFLDMLNNSPAIIRESRLVVPILEMAEKYLPLFSIGMGWTTPAAFGFILGILWIILPKYKINYLKKS, from the coding sequence ATGAAGAAAAAATTGACTTGGAAAAATTATTTATATGTGGGTTCTATGTTGTTTGGATTATTTTTTGGTGCAGGTAATCTTATCTTTCCTGTGCATTTAGGACAAGAAGCGGGTGCCCATGTGTTTTCTGCCAATTTAGGTTTCCTAGTTACAGGAATTGGTTTGCCATTTTTAGGAATTCTTGTAATGGGAATTTCACAATGTAATAGTTCTATTGAATTAGCAGAACGAATAAGTCGTCCGTACGCTTTAATCTTTACATTTATATTGACGTTAACCTTAGGGCCACTTTTCACTATTCCACGCTTAGCAACAACTTCTTTTGAAATTGGATTAGCGCCTTTTTTCCAAAAGAGTAGTCATACAGTAGTTCTCGCTGTATTTTCTGTTATATTCTTTTTATTTGCTTGGTTATTTTCAAAGAGTCCATCTAAATTATTGGATTATATTGGTAAGTTCCTAAATCCTTTATTTTTGTTTTTCTTAGCTATCTTGTTAATTTTAGCTTTTATTCATCCATTAGGCAATATCTCTTCTGCTCCAATTGGTGATGCTTATAGTACGAGTGCGTTTTTCAAGGGTTTTACTGATGGTTATAATACATTAGATGCATTAGGTTCTTTTATGCTAGCAGTTGTGATTATTTCAACAATTCGTGGGATGGGTGTTACTGAACCGAAAGACATTGCAAAAGACACTATCAAATCTGGAATTATTACAGTTATTCTGATGGGTGTTATCTATACGTTATTAGCTTATGTAGGAACCATGAGCGTAGGACACTTTGCTATCAGCTCAAATGGTGGTATTGCTTTGACACAAATCGCTACCCATTATTTGGGAAATGGTGGACTTGTTTTGTTAGCTACTATTGTTATTTTAGCTTGCTTGAAAACAGCAATTGGATTAATTACTGCTTGCTCAGAAACATTTATGAAACTTTTTTCAAACATTTCTTATAAATTTTTTATCCTATCGATTAGCATTTTTACCTGTCTATTCGCAAATGTTGGCTTAACAAATATCATTCAATTTTCTTTACCTGTACTCATGTTTTTATATCCGCTAACCATTACTTTAATGTTACTCGCTTTATTTGGCTCCTTGTTCAATAATCGAAAGGAAGTCTATCAAATAACAACATTATTTACCTTTTTTGCAGCATTTCTCGATATGCTAAATAATTCACCAGCTATAATTAGGGAAAGTCGCTTGGTAGTTCCCATCTTAGAAATGGCTGAAAAATATCTTCCATTGTTTTCTATTGGAATGGGATGGACTACTCCAGCAGCATTTGGCTTTATTCTAGGTATCTTATGGATCATTCTGCCAAAATATAAAATAAACTATCTAAAAAAATCTTAA